One Mycoavidus sp. HKI genomic region harbors:
- the nuoF gene encoding NADH-quinone oxidoreductase subunit NuoF, with translation MTCVHERHLQPLILAGLNGENWQLKDYLARGGYQQLKRILAEKIPPEHVIAEVKASGLRGRGGAGFPTGLKWSFMPRQFPGQKYLVCNSDEGEPGTFKDRDILRYNPHALIEGMAIAAYAMGITVGYNYIHGEIWQAYERFELALEQARAAGYLGTNIVGSDFSFELYAHHGYGAYICGEETALLESLEGKKGQPRFKPPFPASFGLYGKPTTINNTETFAAVPFLFALGAQKYLELGKPNNGGTKIFSVSGDVAKPGNYEVPLGTSFATLLACAGGMRGNGQLKAVIPGGSSAPVVPAEVMLQTDMDYDSIAQAGSMLGSGAVIVMDQTRCMVRALLRLAYFYYEESCGQCTPCREGTGWLYRVIHRIEHGKGVPDDLELLNSIAENIMGRTICALGDAAAMPVRGMLKHYWHEFEHHIEHKRCLVAQPVESF, from the coding sequence ATGACGTGTGTGCACGAACGCCACCTGCAACCATTGATCTTGGCTGGACTGAACGGCGAGAACTGGCAGCTCAAGGACTACCTCGCGCGTGGCGGTTACCAACAGCTTAAGCGTATTCTGGCTGAGAAAATCCCCCCTGAACACGTGATTGCCGAAGTTAAAGCTTCGGGTCTGCGCGGGCGCGGTGGTGCTGGTTTTCCAACCGGTCTTAAATGGAGCTTTATGCCCCGTCAGTTTCCAGGCCAGAAATATCTGGTGTGCAACTCTGACGAAGGCGAGCCTGGCACGTTTAAGGATCGCGATATCCTGCGCTACAATCCGCATGCGCTGATCGAAGGCATGGCGATTGCCGCTTATGCGATGGGTATTACCGTTGGCTATAACTATATTCATGGTGAAATCTGGCAAGCCTATGAGCGCTTTGAGTTGGCTCTTGAACAGGCGCGCGCGGCAGGGTACTTAGGCACCAACATTGTTGGCTCAGATTTTTCATTTGAGCTGTATGCGCACCACGGTTATGGCGCGTATATCTGCGGTGAAGAAACCGCATTGCTTGAATCGCTAGAAGGCAAAAAAGGTCAACCACGCTTTAAACCGCCTTTTCCGGCAAGTTTTGGCCTGTATGGCAAACCGACCACCATCAATAATACAGAAACGTTTGCCGCGGTCCCGTTTTTGTTTGCGCTTGGCGCGCAGAAATATTTGGAGCTGGGCAAACCGAATAACGGTGGCACTAAAATCTTTTCGGTCTCAGGCGATGTGGCCAAGCCTGGCAATTATGAAGTACCGCTGGGCACGTCATTTGCCACCTTATTAGCCTGTGCTGGCGGGATGCGCGGCAATGGTCAGCTCAAGGCGGTGATTCCCGGTGGCTCATCGGCGCCGGTGGTGCCAGCTGAAGTCATGCTGCAAACGGATATGGATTATGATTCCATCGCGCAAGCGGGCTCTATGCTTGGCTCTGGCGCGGTGATTGTGATGGATCAAACACGTTGTATGGTGCGCGCGCTATTGCGTTTGGCTTATTTTTATTATGAAGAATCGTGCGGCCAGTGCACGCCGTGCCGCGAAGGCACCGGCTGGCTCTACCGTGTGATTCATCGGATTGAGCATGGCAAGGGCGTCCCGGATGATCTTGAGTTGCTCAATTCGATCGCTGAAAACATCATGGGTCGTACCATCTGTGCCTTGGGCGATGCTGCTGCGATGCCTGTGCGCGGCATGCTCAAGCACTATTGGCATGAATTCGAGCATCATATTGAACACAAGCGCTGTCTGGTTGCTCAACCAGTCGAATCTTTTTGA
- the nuoE gene encoding NADH-quinone oxidoreductase subunit NuoE, whose product MLSAEALKEIDRALAKYPAAQKQSAVMAALAVAQDEHVWLSAEVIRFVADYLAMPAIAVQEVATFYAMYQTTPVGTHKITVCTNLPCALSGGEAAADYVKRKLGIGFGETTPDGKFTLREGECMGACGDAPVLLVNNKRMCSFMSRDKIDQLLEELAR is encoded by the coding sequence ATGCTCTCTGCTGAAGCTTTGAAAGAAATTGATCGTGCGCTAGCCAAATATCCGGCTGCGCAGAAACAGTCCGCTGTGATGGCGGCGCTTGCGGTCGCGCAGGATGAGCATGTCTGGCTCTCGGCTGAAGTGATCCGTTTTGTTGCGGATTATCTCGCTATGCCTGCCATTGCTGTGCAGGAAGTCGCGACTTTTTATGCCATGTATCAAACGACGCCGGTGGGTACGCATAAAATTACCGTCTGTACCAATCTACCTTGTGCTTTATCGGGTGGAGAGGCGGCGGCCGATTATGTGAAACGTAAACTGGGTATTGGCTTTGGCGAAACCACGCCAGATGGCAAATTTACGCTGCGCGAAGGCGAATGCATGGGCGCCTGCGGCGATGCGCCGGTGTTGTTGGTGAACAATAAACGAATGTGTAGTTTTATGAGTCGTGACAAAATTGATCAGTTGCTCGAGGAGCTTGCGCGATGA